A window of the Tripterygium wilfordii isolate XIE 37 chromosome 12, ASM1340144v1, whole genome shotgun sequence genome harbors these coding sequences:
- the LOC120010398 gene encoding serine/threonine-protein kinase D6PKL2, protein MTKPENSSLSIDTESLASSQDFTLGSSVSISLCSGTVSGSDNSVSTSNNLSNVSNAGSEVYKTIEATDCAIQDSNEASFRTGPSKPHRGNDARWDAIQRVQDKNGDSGLGLGHFRLLKKLGCGDIGSVYLAELRGMGCLFAMKIMDKVMLAERKKLVRAQTEREILSILDHPFLPTLYSHFETEKFSCLLMEFCSGGDLHILRQRQPGRHFIEQAARFYASEVLLALEYLHMMGVVYRDLKPENVLVREDGHIMLSDFDLSLRCCVSPTLVQSSTDPSCRMTSYCIQPACIDPACKLPVCVEPSCLQPSCFKPRFLKSKTVKVKNERTTSANSDSFPELVAEPTSARSMSFVGTHEYLAPEIIRGDGHGSAVDWWTFGVFLYELLLGRTPFKGSGNRETLFNVVGQPLKFPDGLSISFAAKDLIRGLLVKNPEKRLGFKRGATEIKQHPFFESVNWALIRSSNPPEVPKLVDISFLNQAFKSSSPQHNKGATDSDRSSCSYLDFEFF, encoded by the exons ATGACCAAACCAGAGAATAGTAGCCTTTCTATTGACACTGAATCTCTTGCTAGCTCCCAAGACTTTACTTTAGGTAGCAGTGTTAGTATTAGCTTATGTAGCGGTACTGTTTCGGGTTCTGATAATAGTGTTAGTACTAGTAATAATCTGAGTAATGTTAGCAATGCTGGTAGTGAAGTTTACAAGACTATAGAAGCTACGGATTGTGCTATCCAGGATTCGAATGAAGCCAGTTTTAGGACTGGGCCGTCAAAACCGCATAGAGGGAACGACGCTAGATGGGATGCAATACAGCGTGTTCAGGATAAGAATGGGGATTCCGGGTTGGGTTTGGGCCATTTTAGGTTATTAAAGAAGCTCGGTTGTGGGGATATTGGGAGTGTATATCTGGCAGAGTTGAGAGGGATGGGTTGTttgtttgcaatgaaaattatgGATAAAGTGATGCTGGCAGAGAGGAAAAAGTTGGTGAGAGCACAAACAGAGAGGGAGATTTTGAGTATATTGGATCATCCATTTTTGCCAACCCTCTATTCCCATTTTGAGACCGAGAAGTTCTCTTGCTTGCTCATGGAGTTTTGTAGTGGTGGGGATCTTCATATACTCCGGCAGCGCCAACCGGGCAGACATTTCATAGAGCAAGCAGCAAG GTTTTATGCTTCCGAAGTGCTTCTTGCCCTTGAGTATCTACATATGATGGGTGTGGTGTACAGAGATTTAAAGCCTGAAAATGTATTGGTGAGGGAGGATGGCCACATCATGCTTTCTGATTTTGATTTGTCATTAAGATGCTGTGTGAGTCCAACTCTTGTTCAGTCCAGTACAGATCCATCGTGTAGGATGACTTCCTACTGTATTCAACCCGCATGTATTGATCCAGCTTGCAAACTACCGGTTTGTGTAGAGCCTTCTTGTTTGCAGCCATCTTGCTTCAAGCCTCGATTTCTCAAGTCCAAAACAGTCAAGgtgaaaaatgaaagaacaacTTCTGCAAATTCGGATTCATTCCCGGAACTTGTTGCAGAGCCAACTAGTGCCCGCTCAATGTCGTTTGTAGGAACACACGAATATTTAGCACCTGAGATAATAAGAGGGGATGGTCATGGGAGTGCAGTTGATTGGTGGACATTCGGTGTTTTCTTATACGAGTTGCTACTTGGTAGAACACCATTCAAAGGCAGTGGAAACCGGGAGACATTGTTCAATGTGGTTGGTCAGCCCCTGAAGTTTCCTGATGGACTCTCAATCAGTTTTGCTGCAAAGGATTTGATACGGGGTCTGCTAGTAAAGAACCCAGAAAAGAGACTAGGCTTTAAGAGAGGCGCCACCGAGATCAAACAACATCCTTTCTTTGAAAGTGTCAATTGGGCCCTCATTCGCAGTTCTAACCCCCCAGAAGTTCCAAAACTGGTAGATATTTCGTTTCTGAACCAAGCATTCAAGTCATCATCGCCTCAGCATAACAAGGGAGCTACTGACTCAGATAGGTCATCATGTTCTTActtagattttgaatttttctaa
- the LOC120010555 gene encoding uncharacterized protein LOC120010555: protein MSSFFKKWFQESVFDSSSDEELEEMLIFQAEQQRLERMRASASRTPRLYIDRGFIEGHNRLFNDYFAENPVYPHDRFRRRFRMGRDLFLRIQSALEAHEPYFQQKMDAAGKLGLSSLQKIIAVLGMLAYGVFADLLDEYVRIGESTAVLSMKKFVKTVISVFGNEYLRSPNSDDVARLLAIGESRGFPGMLGSIDCIHWKWKNCPSAWKGQFTGHIHEPTLILEAIASYDLWIWHAFFGLSGSHNDINVLDRSFVFSDLTQGRFPPVHYYVNDHHYSIGYYLAYGIYPSWATFVKTIPMPQTNKARHFKRMQESCRKDVERAFGVLQARFAIVRRPARYFKRSTLHNIMLVCIILHNMIVEDERHLHVQPDITYMYDQAEDGPPTPVLEHLRTREFQDFVNQYIRIQDREIHTQLQADLVEHLWNIHSNA, encoded by the coding sequence ATgagttcattttttaaaaaatggtttCAAGAATCTGTTTTCGACTCTTCCTCTGATGAAGAGTTAGAGGAGATGCTCATATTCCAAGCAGAGCAACAGAGGTTGGAGAGGATGAGGGCCTCAGCATCACGTACTCCTCGATTGTACATCGATCGTGGCTTTATTGAGGGTCACAACCGActtttcaatgattattttgctGAGAATCCGGTTTATCCTCATGACCGATTCAGAAGAAGATTTCGAATGGGACGTGATCTATTTCTTCGCATCCAGTCTGCATTAGAGGCTCATGAACCTTATTTTCAGCAAAAAATGGATGCAGCTGGAAAGTTGGGATTATCTTCACTTCAGAAGATTATAGCTGTGTTAGGAATGCTTGCATATGGTGTCTTTGCCGACCTTTTGGATGAGTATGTGCGAATCGGAGAGAGCACTGCGGTGTTGTCTATGAAGAAATTTGTGAAAACAGTGATATCTGTTTTTGGAAACGAATACTTGCGATCCCCAAATAGCGATGATGTTGCGAGATTGTTGGCTATCGGTGAAAGTCGAGGCTTCCCCGGAATGTTAGGAAGTATTGATTGCATACATTGGAAGTGGAAGAATTGTCCATCCGCTTGGAAGGGGCAGTTCACCGGTCATATTCACGAACCAACACTTATATTAGAAGCTATCGCATCGTATGACCTATGGATTTGGCATGCATTCTTCGGATTGTCGGGTTCTCATAATGACATCAATGTATTGGATCGTTCGTTTGTGTTTTCAGATCTAACTCAAGGACGTTTCCCACCAGTGCACTATTATGTCAATGATCACCATTACTCAATTGGTTACTATCTCGCTTACGGTATCTACCCATCGTGGGCGACTTTTGTCAAAACAATTCCTATGCCACAAACCAATAAGGCTAGACATTTCAAAAGGATGCAAGAATCTTGCCGAAAGGATGTTGAGCGTGCTTTCGGTGTTCTTCAAGCAAGGTTTGCAATAGTACGCCGGCCAGCTCGCTACTTCAAACGTTCAACACTTCATAATATAATGTTGGTGTGCATAATCTTACACAATATGATTGTTGAAGATGAACGACATTTACACGTTCAACCTGACATTACATACATGTATGATCAAGCTGAAGATGGTCCTCCTACGCCAGTACTGGAGCACTTACGAACTCGTGAGTTTCAAGACTTTGTTAACCAATACATCCGCATTCAGGATAGAGAAATACATACCCAACTTCAAGCTGACCTTGTGGAGCATTTGTGGAACATTCATAGCAATGCTTAg
- the LOC120011361 gene encoding beta-glucuronosyltransferase GlcAT14B-like, whose protein sequence is MKSFYMHLRHHHAMERKWIFPIAIGSLVSLFLLFLTTLTSSDGTPFLPFYRSITGSGSVFVESQLKSLPVSTLPPPPRFAYLISGSRGDGVMLKRTLLALYHPSNRYVVHLDRESPPDERLDLQNFVENHSIFQKFGNVKMITKANLVTYRGPTMVANTLQAASILLKEGGDWDWFINLSASDYPLVTQDDLLHTFSYLPRDLNFIDHTSNIGWKEFQRAKPIIVDPGLYMDKKADVFWVTQRRSVPTAFKLFTGSAWMVLSRPFIDYCLWGWDNLPRLVLMYYANFLSSPEGYFHTVMCNAQEFRNTTVNSDLHFISWDNPPKQHPHHLNINDMQKMVDSNAPFARKFRQDDPVLDKVDSELLSRGPGVPTPGGWCIGIRENGTEPCSVIGNTTILRPGPGAQRLETLISSLLSANNFRPRQCK, encoded by the exons ATGAAGAGTTTTTATATGCACTTGAGGCATCATCACGCCATGGAACGAAAATGGATCTTCCCGATAGCGATTGGGTCTTTGgtctctctcttccttctcttcctcACCACACTAACCTCATCCGACGGTACACCGTTTCTTCCGTTCTACCGCTCAATCACCGGGTCGGGTTCCGTTTTCGTTGAGTCCCAGCTCAAGTCTTTACCAGTTTCGACTTTACCTCCACCGCCTCGGTTTGCGTACCTAATATCCGGTTCTAGAGGTGATGGTGTGATGCTGAAGCGGACTCTGTTGGCGCTCTATCATCCGAGTAATCGGTATGTTGTGCATTTGGACCGGGAGTCGCCGCCGGATGAGCGGCTCGATCTGCAGAATTTTGTGGAGAATCATTCGATTTTCCAGAAATTTGGGAATGTGAAGATGATTACCAAGGCGAATTTGGTGACCTACAGGGGACCAACAATGGTGGCTAATACTTTGCAAGCCGCCTCGATCTTGCTCAAGGAGGGTGGGGATTGGGATTGGTTCATCAATCTTAGCGCATCTGATTATCCTCTCGTCACTCAGGATG ATCTGCTGCACACATTTTCGTACTTGCCGCGGGATCTCAATTTCATTGATCATACGAGTAATATTGGTTGGAAAGA ATTTCAGAGGGCAAAGCCGATAATCGTAGATCCAGGGTTGTATATGGATAAGAAGGCTGATGTTTTCTGGGTGACACAACGGAGAAGCGTGCCTACAGCGTTCAAACTATTTACAG GTTCTGCCTGGATGGTACTTTCTCGACCTTTTATTGATTATTGCCTATGGGGCTGGGACAATCTGCCTCGACTAGTTCTCATGTATTATGCAAACTTCTTATCATCCCCAGAAGGTTATTTCCACACTGTCATGTGTAATGCTCAGGAGTTCCGTAACACGACTGTGAATAGTGACCTTCATTTTATATCATGGGACAACCCTCCAAAGCAGCATCCACACCACCTCAACATTAACGACATGCAAAAGATGGTTGACAGTAACGCACCATTTGCCAGAAAGTTCCGCCAAGACGATCCAGTGCTTGACAAAGTTGATTCTGAGCTTTTGTCTCGCGGTCCAGGAGTGCCTACTCCTGGTGGTTGGTGCATAGGAATTAGAGAAAATGGCACTGAACCGTGCTCTGTAATTGGTAATACCACGATCCTTAGACCTGGACCTGGAGCGCAAAGGCTGGAAACTTTGATCAGCTCTCTGTTATCTGCTAATAACTTTCGACCAAGACAGTGCAAGTGA